From the Pseudorasbora parva isolate DD20220531a chromosome 2, ASM2467924v1, whole genome shotgun sequence genome, the window tattttgtgtttacataatatatgtgtgtgtactgtgtatcgttattatataaatacacacacatgtatatatttcagaaaaatatgttatatttatatatatttatataaatatatattacacagATATACAGTATCTACATATTTCATAAGtgtaaatatttcttaaatatagcCATGAAAGAGTgtgtatttataataattatacacggtacacacacatatattatgtacaaacttttattttgaatgtaaTTAATTGATTGTCCAGCAATATAtaggtgtgtctgtgtgtgtgtgtgtctgtgtgtgtgtgtgtgtgtgtgcgtgtgtgtgtgtgtgtgtgcgtgcgtgtgtgtgtgtgtgtgtgtgtgtgcgtgtttaaCAACAGCAGAGTAATAAAAGATTATAAATAACAAAAGTGGAACTATGGAAATGATGTACACGACCATTCAAGTTTGGGGTCTATATGTTTTTGAataaaagaaatgaatacttttattctgcaAGAATGCGTTAAACAcgtataatgtttttaaaaaatctgtttcaaataaacgcagtctattcatcaaagaatcttgtgaaaaaaatataaatatcaaGGTTTTCACAACCTTTAtttaactgttttcaacattgataataagaataaatgtttcCTGATcatattattatgatttctgaagtatcatgtgacactgaagactggagtaatgatgctgaaattacattacattttaaattaataaataacaatacattttaataatatttcacaatacacagttttttatcaaataaatgcaaccttggtgagcataagatacttaataaaaaaaatcgtaCCCTCTTCTTAACAGTGAatgataactttttttttaccaactTCAGAAGTACATAATGTAAATTATGATCCATCTTACAACTGTTACATTAATCAACATCTCTTCTGTCACACAGATGAAATACTGGGCTTACTGAGCTCGTATGACAGTAATGGTGCAGATGCCTCCCAGCATGCGTCTGACTCAAATCTTCCGTCACTGGCACAAGGTGAACAGGAAGGTGGCATGTTCAGCAGGCCTGCGCGCTCTCTCATTTCAGAAGAGGTGCTTGAAGCACTGCGCACCGTTGACAGAAAGGGACGTGATGTCGTTGTGGGACTGTCCAACGCCTGCTGCAAGTGGGGCTGCAGCAAAGGAGAAATCAGCTCCCTTTGCTGAGACTATATCCCTCTCtatggcgtgtgtgtgtgtgtgcgtgtgtgtgtgtgcttctcCAACCCTTCCTCTGTCGAATGTTTCTGTCTCTGTTCATTGTGCTTGAGAAACCTaagttgtttgttttctttgagctcccatgttgcgattaatttaAACAGTGATTTTATAGATGTTGTAATGTAATAAGTTACTTTTTGTATTGAATTCAACGTGTTCACTTTTTAATCTTTATCCAGGGTATATTTCAATCTTGAATAAAGATGATCATTTGCATTAATCGTTAATGAATCAGTTTGTGCTTAAATGTGTTTGTATAAGCTTTTATAAGGATTTAAATGTAAACTGTCAAATATACAATGAAGAacataggtaacactttacaataaggtctcattagttaAGTTAACTACTAATTAGTTAACTACTTTAGGTGACACGAACAAAGAATGAACAACacaagcatttattaatcttatgttaatttcaacatttactacattataaaaaaatctaaagttGTGTTTGTTAAGAGTTACACTGTAAATGAACATGAAAATATTAACAGCTAATATTATACATACAGCTAATATTAACAAAGATCAAGAAATACTGcaacaaatatattgttagtTTGTGTTAGTTAATACTTTAACTAATAtcaacaaatgagaccttatcaGATATACATATTTATTGAAGAAGATGGTCTTTTTGGTGCATTCTGAAATCATGTTGGATAATGTGCATGATCAGAATGAAATTAGAGAGGAAAGGGGAGACATATCAACTGCTAaaaaacattatgaaataaCTGACATTTTTCTGATTACATAACTTAAATGTCttaaattagaaaaaaatacatcATAGTGATTTTATTAGTCACAGACTTTTGGAGCACACTGTGTATCTTTAGGCAATTCAAAGAGGGAAGCTAAACATTTGCTTAGAATAGATTATTTCTCAAAAACCAAACTTGCTGGATGCAGTAATTATGACTAATCATTCATTGCCAATCTGCACAGCCAAATATGTAAAGTGTAGCAAATGTgccaccttaaagggatagttcaccccagaATGAAActgatcccatgatttacttactCTCAAGCCATTAGTGTACAtgactttataaactaaaatagcTTATGCAATAGAAGACAGCCTATGCAAGTCAACTTCTGCCAAAAGAGAAACTGCTGACACGATGTTGGAGCTTTTACACCTCGCAAATAGGGCTgtgcaacaaactcaagctcctctGACATTTTGCTGTGAAAATTCTCATTTAAGACTTCTAATTCATgtccagtgttttgttttgctctatcctttTCGCTTCCACGTTCACCAATACTTCTTGTGTCAGGTTAGGGGTCACTCCTTCCCCGTAAATCGATGCGTAGCCTACAGCGTCTGTCggattttagtctataaagttttaaatatggatctttttcttacacaaaccgaTCACTTTGCATTAGAAGGCTTCTGTTAACTCCACGGAACtctgtggagcacttttatgatggatggaggCACTTTTTTGGACTCCCATTCACTGTCATAAAGCTAGGAAAAGCCCGGACATTTTTGTATATAGcctaactctgattgtattcatctggaAGAGGAATGCCTAGGATGAATtgagagtaaatcatggagtaatttttatttttaggtgaactatcgctttaaagAGCACTTTCCtgactcagaaaaaaaaaatacaggtgGATCCATTTTTGACTTGAATAAAAGCCAGTAACTTAGATTCAGAAGTTACCATGTGAAGCATACGTTATCTGATATTTAGGTTACCTGATAGTCAGCTTTATACAGTGTGATTCAGTTGGCAGTGTCACGTTCTCTCACACAATCTAGACGGgctgtttgtttcctcttttgcTTAATTCATTTCACTGAAGTAACGTGCAGCTGAGCACAATTATCCGTGATCTGATTGGTCAACAGGCTTTGCGTAGGCGATATGGGCGGAGTCTTCGGTGTTGCGCGAGCTGTACAGTCTACAGGCGTGGACGGACGGATTATAATGTTTATGTAAAGCAGCAAACAAGTTCGAGCTTATCATGCGAAGAGGTTTGAGCACAGCGACTGCAACTAAATCGAAAGAAAACTAGTTATAAAGAACATAAGGGAAAAGTATCACAGGAGGAAATAGAAAATGTTCGTTCCAGGATGTGGAGAATGTCGTTAATAAGTGGTGTTTAACTGCAAGTGGACTGAAGATAGAGAGAAGCGCTGAAGCGATGTCACTTTGGAGCGATATAAAGAAATGCCCGGACTTTCCCTGAACGTGCGATTTATCAGCTAACGGGACGTTGCGTCACACTGGACTCTCCCATGAGCGATGGCGTGGCGGAATGTAAAAGTGCATCTTCTTATATCACTTTACATGTGGGCATGCTCGCAAGGTGAGCAAAACAGCTTTGTTGGGAATATTTAATTCTATTTTAAGCTCTGGGACTATTATgctttttgtttgtgtgtgtgtgtgtgtgtgtactgtatatGCATACATTACAATTATAATAAaccataaaatatttattttatatatactaaATTGCATAAGCACACCCTTTACAAGAGCAAGTTTTTAGGTTTTTTATGAAGCGATACGAATAGCAATAACGTTACTAATAGCAAAATAACTTACAGAAGTGAAGTTCCAGCATTGGCAGATGCCACTTTTAGTGCAATAAACAGATATCTATTCCAGTGAAATTTATAAACTTGTGTCTAAAACCGTTTAGGCAACTTTGACTTTATACAAATGACTGTTTTTACCAGCTTTCACAATACATTAAATATTCAAAGTATAGATTATTGCATTTAAGTTCAActttgtttgcatgtttttatggAACTGAGTGCACGTCTGCATCTTTGCCCCGATTGTCCTTCACCATCCTTTGTCTTATTCATTTATTCAGCTTTTGAAGTGGATGTAAGCTGCTGGTGGAATCAAGCTCTTCCTGCGGGCCCCAATGTGTCCGTTGTGTGCCACGCGAGTGCACGGGGAAGAGCCAACATTTGTGATCTCTGCCAGCTTTATGTTATCACGCCGGGGCACGGACGTCTGCCACCATGTGCCAGTTCCAAAGAAACCTTCAACTTCTCTATTGCAACCAAACTTACAGGGCAAATTCGCTGCGTGTGCAGTGGAGACGCAGCACATACCTGCAATGTTACAGTAAGAGGAGGCTGTGAGTATCACAGAACTGATCATTTCCATGACCTCTGAGAATGCTCTGGGacatgatacacacacacacacacacacacacacacgcacggaTCCCTGAAGGGATTTGtttacaaagaaaaaaacaatataacTATATACAGGATTTTGTTACTCGTACCTTTTCTCCTCCTAGAGCAGAACTTTACtagtctgacaagccagacccactttaagatgtttggtctggaaactcaccattgacagctcaatccgaggggcaggataaacagttgtctttcaaactccctctgcacgcaataggatagcgctacaaccaaccagagcaacatgaagcggagcttgttgaaagattaaaaTTTCGCTGTATCTTGTCGGcaaaactacgaacacatcttccctttttaagaatgacttcagtgccgttcttttctca encodes:
- the rln3a gene encoding relaxin-3a, with amino-acid sequence MMWKTTVLAVCLLLAGVKALDGPSYGVKLCGREFIRAVIFTCGGSRWKRSLTDTDEILGLLSSYDSNGADASQHASDSNLPSLAQGEQEGGMFSRPARSLISEEVLEALRTVDRKGRDVVVGLSNACCKWGCSKGEISSLC